From one Mustelus asterias chromosome 2, sMusAst1.hap1.1, whole genome shotgun sequence genomic stretch:
- the LOC144503670 gene encoding proline-rich protein 15-like: MADGGKTSWWKSMTMKKKPKELTDKGAGLENVQSATDKTAAQENKHPNFIDDKEHVDPKLEKGFNEKSTRRNLKISRSGRFKEKRRVRATLPESTKFFEGNGNTNDEN; encoded by the coding sequence ATGGCTGACGGTGGGAAGACCAGTTGGTGGAAGTCGATGACCATGAAGAAGAAGCCGAAGGAGCTGACGGACAAgggagcggggctggagaatgtgCAGTCGGCCACGGACAAAACGGCGGCTCAGGAGAACAAACACCCCAATTTCATCGACGATAAAGAACACGTAGACCCCAAATTAGAAAAAGGCTTTAACGAGAAAAGCACACGTAGAAACCTGAAAATCTCTCGCTCCGGACGTTTCAAGGAAAAGCGCAGAGTCAGGGCTACTTTACCGGAGAGCACCAAGTTTTTTGAAGGCAATGGAAATACAAATGATGAAAACTAA